The Cryptomeria japonica chromosome 6, Sugi_1.0, whole genome shotgun sequence genomic interval tatatatatatatatatatatatatatatatgcacacactcGTGTGTGTGTATTTTGTGTATACATTTAACACAATTGTTTACATATTATTTTTTAACATATGTTTGCACACATATGTGCATACTTACTTTTATCATGAAAATGTAGACATGCACATTTTCTATTAAATTTATATAtgcttaaaaattattttaatatttttccttttcctttttctttgtctGGTTCTAGTGTCTTGTCCCCTCCTTCTCCCTCCTCCCTTCCTCTATTTAGAGGATTCCGGTCTACAATTTGACTTATTTTATTTTCTAACTCTTTATCATGATGATGAATCATAAAGTATGATTCAAAATATTGATGAAAAAAAGATATACATAGTCAAATCCAAAAGCTCTAATCACATtagtatttttttaatatataattgatgttaattattttttaatatataatatatattccaAAATAttgcatatatacatgtacatatacatataagtTGAAGACTTATCAACTTACATAATAGTTAtccatatgtgtgtatgtatatacatacatatatataggtaCATGCATGCGCGCGCGTGCACACGCACACAcacctatatgtatgtatatgtatgtatgtatacgtctatgtatatgtatacatatattaaaAAAAGTGACTTGTcaacttgaaaaaataaaaataaaagagaaataacATTTCATTTAAAATGTCAAATTAGAGTGAAAAccttaaaaattcatataaaaaagaTTAACACAATGGGattgttatatatttattttaaagtgGAGCAACTACAACATACATAAAGAGATAAGAGATTGTTATATGTATATTTTATAGTGAAATAATTTTTCATTGTTCCACTTTAAAATATAatcttattaaaataaaaaattaaaagacttGATATCTCTTGGCTTATTTTATATATAGTACTTAATATATGTGCTAGTAACATCCATGAATGCAACAtagacaaaataaaataatttaaatttagttataagtttaataatttaaatttaataaaattatacatacatgtacatacatatgtatatatatacatatctgtacacacacacacatagatacacacatatgTTTTAAGTTAACTCTTATAAAAGGCAAAGTTGAATTGAAACCTAATCACTATTAAAGTATACTATTATAATTGatccctaacactaaccctaagcTTGCTTATAGGATTTTCTTTAAAGTTGAATTAGGTTGGGGTTTAATTTGATTTTAGTGTTTAATTAAGTTTAGGGTGAAGGTTGAATTTGATTGTATTAGGGTGagggttgaattttttttttatataaatttatctTAAGTTTTTTGACTTAAAAAATTTAGGGCTAGTATTTAATTACAATTAGGATCAAGATTATGCTTCAAATATTCTTAGAGGTAGGGTTCTAGGGTCAAAGTTTAATTAGAGTTAAAGTAAAAGTTTATTTAAGATTAGTGTTAACTTAGGGTTATGATTAAGGTTACAATTTTATTAGAGTTTGAGTTATTATTAAGGTTcaattagggttcaattttctctattttttattagctttagggttagggttatgactTAATTTaatttagtgttaggattagggtatattttggtttaaggttagggttcaatttggtttaatgtttaTGTATAAGGTTTAAGATTAGGGCTCAATTTGATTTAGTATTAGGGTGAGGATTAGATATATAATTTATGGTCAAGAGTTTAAAACACTAACTCTAATGTAATATGGGCCAACATTTAATTTGGTTCACTATTCaattatttttagggttagggttcaatttggttttatgTTAGGGTCAGTGTTTGATTTGGTTTTGGGTTACAATTTAATTTGGTTTAATTATCAATTAGGTTTAGCATTAGGGTTCCATTTGGCTTGGGCCTAAGGTTCGATTTGATTCAGTGTTATGGTAGGGGTTCAATTTGTTTTAGTGTTAGCCTTAGCATTAACAATATGTTTAAGGGCTAGGGTTGAATTTGGTTTAGGGCTAGGGTTCAACTTGGTTTAGTGTTCGATTTGGTTTAGAGTTAGAGTTTAGTTTAGTTCAGTGTTGAATAAGGTTTAGGGTTGGGATtcaatttggttaagtgtaaggGGTATGATTAATTTGTTatagtgttaggattagggttaaatttGGTGTAATGTTAAGGTTAGGGTACAATTTAGTTTAGGGTTGGTTTAGTTTGGTCAAATGTTCAACTAAGATTTTGGTTAGAGTTCAATTTtgtttagtgttaggattaggatttaatttggtttactattagggttaggattagataTGCAATTTGAGTTAAGGTAAGGATTAAAACATTAACCATAATTTAAGAAGgattagattttaatttattatattgttCAATTAGGTTTTGTATTAGAGTTCAAGATTTAATTTagcgttagggttagggtttaattcgGTTTAGGCTTAAGATTTTATTTGGTTTAATTCTAGTGTTAAGATtgagggttcaatttggtttggtgttaaggttaggattcaattaagTTGATGATTGGGGTTcattttggtttagtgttaggattagggttcatttgGTTTACACTTGGGGTTAGGCTCAATCTATTTTAGTGTTTAATTAGTTGTAGCAATAGGCTTCATCTTGGGTTAGGATTTAATAAGAGTTAGGATTCTATTTCTATTATGGTTTTATAAGGGTTAGGGTTGAATTTGGGTTTCAGTTTAGtattagggttacaattaaattaaattttgggttaaagttcaatttggtttagtgttaaagTTAGTGTccaattatatttaaaataaagattcaattttttatagtgttaggattatggtttaatttggtttagcgttagggttaaatttggttaagggttagggttaaggttgaatttggtttaatgtttgAAATTAAGTTTAGAGGTGGGATTTATTATGGTTAACATGtatggttcaatttgatttagtgttatacTTAGGGATAAATTCGGTTTATGGTTatagtttaatttggtttagtgttagggtagGGATTATATAAACAAATAGTCTTACAATTGGTATTAAATGTAACCCTAAATTAATAATGATTACAATTGAATTGTGCTTAATGTTCAATTATGTTCACGATTagtattcaatttggtttagtgttcaattatgtttaAGGTTAGGTTCAATTTAACATTTTCAAGATTAAAACATAGATAGTTAAAAATTttatacaaaataatataaatttatctTTAATATTCTGACTTAAATAATTTAGGGCTAACATTTAATTATAATTAGGATCAAGATTATGATTTAAATAGTCTTAGAGGTAGGGTTCTAAAGTCAAGGTTTGATTAGAGTTAAAAGTTAGAGTTTAAATAAGATTAGTGTTAACTTAGGGTAATGATTAGGATTACAATTTTAATTATATGTTTATTTTAAAACATCTTAGTTATATATATAGTTTCTTTCAAGCCTTTAATTAATAATAATGTGCCATATTTTTTTTTGACGTTTTAAAATATACAAAAATTGTAAGTCTTTATAGAAATAATAATtggatttaaaatatatatagtttcctttccttatatatatatatatatatatatatatatatagagagagagagagagagagagagagagagagagagagagagagagagagagagagagagagagcactgTTGGTCTCGAAGATGTAAGGCTAAGGAGGCATCACAAAGTAAGTGTGTAAGAACGTCGTAAAACTGAGGATGATgcccctcaaaaatgtggtctcactggttcatagctccagtctaAAGCATTCACTGGTTGAAAAAAAatgtcaaattcaatttttttaaatgatatatttttattattaaatattgaaaTAAAGGAAGATAActgatcaaaaaattcaactaaatCAAATCATCATTTTATAGTGCACAATAATGAAAGATTTTTGTAGAAGATTAAGATGTCTACTCGATGGGGAATTTTGTGAGATTAGTAGATGTTGTCAATGTGTCTAATTTGATTGTATAAATTTAAGACCATTGAAAATAATTATGaagttttttaataatttttaataagaTTAATCTTTCTAAAAAAATTATAATCAAACTTATAAGTTGATTGTTGTTAAATTAttcttaaaaagaaaaaagaaaattaaattattaaaaatagcTCTCACATCATGTCAAAGTAAATTTAAACTAaggataattaatttattatatatttgtgTGTTTAAATTATTGACTTTATAGTGAATTAATATACAAACTAAAGAACCTAACACTTATTTCCTTCTTGTAAATGGTTCAAATTTCCTCACTATAATGTCTCCAAAATAAATTTTCACATCATGTTCCTCGATGAACAATCCCTAAAATATAGGAAGATGATATCATTGCTCAAAGTTATAAATCTCTTTagtaaaatcatttaaaataattaattaacatatatttttttataaataataatcaATTTTTGAAAAAGTCTTCAATAAAAATATGTTATAAAAAACATATTAAATTCTAAGGAACAACtaaatatttaatattgatttttCATCATTGAACCTTTAACAAAGGTTATCCTCTTAAATATTATAGTTGAGAGTGTGGCACATAAAACAAAGTGTTAGGTAGGTGGATATAAGTCACTTATAAAACGTAAGGTAATAAAAATTAATAGATTCTTTTTAAGTTTAAGGTGAGTCCACCTTTATACATATTTTTATGGGTCAAGCTGTGAATGTTTTTTCCAAATCATAACAAATAAGCACATAGATAACTTGTTCCAACTAGTCACACATAGGAATGGGGAGGCCTAAGAGTCTAACTCATACTAAGACTTTTACAAgcattataaaattttaaaatcccACGTccacccaaaaaaaacaaaaaaccacaATAAAGTATTTTTTTATAAACCAGCAGTTGGACTGATAAACAAAATGTCAACAGTCCAGAGGTCATCAATGGTCATAAAGAAAAAAAATCTTGTAAACATATATTCCTAACTTCAGATGGCTTAATGTTGTCTGGACTCCCACAAATTTTAAACCCAACAAAGCAAAAATATAGTTCAAGGGGGACAAATCCTTACAAGGTTTAAATCCTTAGAAGCATGATTGGACCAAGTTTGAGGCTTGGGGACTTCGATGGAATAGATCCCCTTGCTTGTGGTAGCTTGGTTGGAGGAAGCTTTTGGAATAGGTGTAAGATTACTCAACATGTTGCAATCTATTTAATAGCAGAGATGCTTATATCTATGTAACCAGTTGAATCAATTACGAATAGATACAATGCAGATTTTCCGTTTCCGTGTCACTAATTGGAAATCACATGATATGAACTGAGACTTGGGAAACACTCCTAGTCCTTGTATACAAATTTTTACATTTTCCCACACCTTCGTCTGGACCAGATATAATGATGCTATCAAATCTGCAGaggataaaatattacattgaatcTGCAAAACAAGTCAGGTCATCATTGAAACAGATTCTTATTGATGCAAAAAGTAGCCAAGTTCATCCGTAGATCACTAGATTCAAGATTCAAAACATACTTTTGAGTGTTGCAACAAATTCAAAAGTTGGAGATACCTTAGAAATACATCGGTGGATATTTGTGAAGGAAGAATCCCACAACTTGCAGTGGGTATAGATTTCATAAAATACAGAGGTAAAGAATATCATGGTCCAAAATTCAAATAATAGTTGCATTTCAACATGTGTTATACAAGTTTCATGAGAAAACATAATGGACTGATGGTGAGACCATGCAAATGAACCCAATTACTGGTACAATAATCTTCTCTCAAAACAGTGGAcatgagatgcaaaatgatgagagataaatAGATGCAGTTAACCATGTTACTTTCATAAACAAAGAAAAGCAAAACAAGAAGGCTTTTTTGATCTCACTTTGGCACTGCTTGGAACGTCATGTTCAACTTTATTTATTTCCCTGATAAAGTTGTCATCTTCATCCTCCTTATTATGGATCCTAGCAAACCCGTTACGACTTCCAATTTTCTCAAGCTTTTCTGTCACTTTCCATCCAGGAAGAAATGAAGTCAATGTATTACCATTGCAATGCTGATCGGGTTCTGAATCACTTATCCCTTTCAAATTTAAACTAGCTGTGTGAGATTCAGAGGTCACAATAGGGCTCATGGCTTGAATCTGAGATACTTCCCCTTGCCCATGTGTTTTCACAAAAGCAATGGCACCGTCTAAGACTTGTAGTGCTTTCTGTATGTCAGGATCAATATAGCTAGTGTTCACCTCTATTTGGGGTTCAATGTTGTTTTTTTCTGAAAATAATATTCCCTGTTGAGGGGCTTCCTTTCCTCTAGAGAATAACTCTATTCTTGATGTAGATGCACCCTCTAAAGTTGTCATATCAAGTAAGCCCGTGGATACAGctttgccttttgttttccatTCTTTAATTTGCTCTCCATTTACCACCTCATCAGTGGAAACGCTATTGGACTTCTTTACTTCTTTTGTTGTGGAGGAAACGTTTCCTTCTTTGGTTTCCTTACTAGACCGCAATCCTTCTCGTATGCGAATATACATAGGTCCATGCTCAAGGATCTCTCGGAATTTGCCTTCCCCACTGCTTGCTGCAAGAACAGACTGACATTTCCATCATTTTAGTCCATGTTAGTATAAGATGTTGTAAAAATTAGATGCTCTCAAGAAAGCTATGATATATGTAAACTTCCTTTAACAATATACTACGAAGTACGAACACATGAATCCACCTTGTACACGAA includes:
- the LOC131037510 gene encoding uncharacterized protein LOC131037510 isoform X1; translated protein: MGTNIETVVKKYEIEIWECLEMLRSASDYNAEESKSRGWKLKQDNDEFRVMYREGPQGTPFHTLLVEGYINGPLDSCLCVGLESSLYPHWWPQFTVPTFKILESRCLKKIHIGEELSLVRMKIPWPLLPREMIFRYFELEYFEEDSVFVLLKSVSDSQLDNNINGFSSEDIPPANGTVRMDLMGGFALQKVDSAQSYFRTIVNLDIKLDFVPPSLINFISRQLIGHGYKLYQKSVLAASSGEGKFREILEHGPMYIRIREGLRSSKETKEGNVSSTTKEVKKSNSVSTDEVVNGEQIKEWKTKGKAVSTGLLDMTTLEGASTSRIELFSRGKEAPQQGILFSEKNNIEPQIEVNTSYIDPDIQKALQVLDGAIAFVKTHGQGEVSQIQAMSPIVTSESHTASLNLKGISDSEPDQHCNGNTLTSFLPGWKVTEKLEKIGSRNGFARIHNKEDEDDNFIREINKVEHDVPSSAKVRSKKPSCFAFLCL